A single genomic interval of Cydia strobilella chromosome 3, ilCydStro3.1, whole genome shotgun sequence harbors:
- the LOC134755678 gene encoding proteasome inhibitor PI31 subunit — protein MAADPLFGWDLTFKTVEKDIKRKSDVLIAFIHWNLTKRGLRTIGIGDERTLSGDEDKSEVLPTGWNDKDNYTLRYVLEGKLYILHGLNTDGTLIVNLMRSEDLAVSNLALKIDDTVKETSGSIAQMLPGYKDLMYNVKRDLIDTITDRPTTTAETQTSTRNEPNRRLPDDPLRVPSRPHPSGPHPDTRDLWEPPTAPLPNIGRSDLDPFAPGGGGMLFNPFGPRRDLENPGLGVPGGLPRGAVPPGARFDPFGPPLGPPPAPGRRPPPDADHLPPPGGFNDHMFM, from the exons ATGGCAGCAGATCCGCTATTCGGCTGGGATTTAACTTTTAAAACTGTTGAGAAAGATATAAAACGGAAGTCTGATGTGCTTATTGCTTTCATACATTGGAATTTGACAAAAAGAGGATTGCGCACCATTGGAATAGGCGACGAG AGAACCCTGTCAGGAGATGAGGACAAGAGCGAGGTGCTGCCAACGGGCTGGAATGATAAGGACAACTATACTTTGAGATATGTTTTGGAGGGCAAATTGTACATTCTACATGGATTGAACACTGATGGCACTCTCATTGTCAATTTAATG AGATCCGAAGACTTAGCAGTATCCAACCTTGCCCTGAAGATAGATGACACCGTAAAAGAAACTAGCGGCTCAATAGCCCAGATGTTGCCGGGCTACAAGGACCTCATGTACAATGTGAAGCGGGATCTCATTGATACTATCACAGATAGGCCTACTACTACTGCTGAAACGCAAACTTCGACCAGAA atGAACCAAATAGAAGGCTTCCTGATGATCCACTGAGAGTGCCTTCAAGGCCACACCCATCAGGCCCGCACCCTGATACCCGGGATTTGTG GGAGCCTCCGACAGCACCTCTACCAAACATTGGCCGCTCAGATTTAGACCCCTTCGCCCCAGGCGGTGGTGGTATGCTGTTCAACCCATTCGGACCTCGACGGGACCTTGAGAATCCTGGCCTTGGCGTACCTGGAGGCTTGCCGAG aGGTGCAGTCCCTCCAGGCGCCCGCTTCGACCCGTTCGGCCCCCCGCTCGGCCCCCCGCCCGCGCCcggccgccgcccgccgcccgacGCCGACCACCTGCCGCCGCCCGGGGGCTTCAACGACCACATGTTCATGTAG